Proteins from one Longimicrobium sp. genomic window:
- a CDS encoding type II toxin-antitoxin system VapC family toxin, with the protein MGFILDTNLYIDADREPSRAEALAAFYDSHLPSTHLHAIVVQEMLAGAISPERARRAQESLIRPFEKRNRLIVPTYETWKRAGEILRQLAVRGFIAPGKFARSFIHDVMLAASCRQFGHTLVTANLRDFELIRKVERFDFVPPFPN; encoded by the coding sequence GCGAGCCCTCGCGAGCCGAGGCGCTCGCGGCATTCTACGATTCACATCTCCCCTCCACGCACCTCCACGCCATCGTCGTTCAGGAAATGCTCGCCGGGGCAATCAGCCCCGAACGGGCTCGGCGTGCGCAGGAATCGCTCATCCGGCCCTTCGAGAAGCGCAACCGGCTGATCGTCCCGACGTACGAAACATGGAAGCGGGCGGGGGAGATCCTGCGGCAGCTGGCAGTCCGCGGATTCATCGCGCCCGGCAAGTTCGCCCGCTCGTTCATCCACGACGTGATGCTCGCCGCCTCGTGCCGGCAGTTCGGGCACACGCTCGTCACGGCCAACCTCCGCGACTTCGAGCTGATCCGGAAGGTGGAGCGGTTCGATTTCGTTCCGCCCTTCCCCAACTAG